One window of the Hoplias malabaricus isolate fHopMal1 chromosome Y, fHopMal1.hap1, whole genome shotgun sequence genome contains the following:
- the LOC136678912 gene encoding acyl-CoA dehydrogenase family member 10-like yields the protein MAHLSRKVIRLLSVRPIFRPHFSVAWASSHKAVIFDMFGVLIPSPLPKATEWEDKNGVPRGTIGQAIRTGGDGNTWRKYMRGELGPEEFVEAFSRDCSRIVGFEVHIGSFHSALSSASMSRPVAVMMEAVKCARTEGLKTAVLSNNFLLPEGKTYMPLDTFLFDVIVESCRVGLCKPDPRIYQLCAERLGVSPQEAVFLDDLSFNVEAAVQVGMHGIIVRDPVLAMKELEQVLNVSLSGFIPGTRPVSLSQQLPVDQLTHYLNRTIQLPLTEPITIRQFSHGDSAPTFLLHCGEQQFVLKKKPNTEALRKEFRLLKALKEGGVPVPEVIALCEEASVMDTPFYLRSYCQGRVFDDPFLHGLDTDERKSVYEAMIHTLCQIHCTDLRSTGLEDLREPGDFMELEVKRLVKQYKAHETQPIPAMDRLLEWLLSHLPTDRKTTLLHGDYRLENLVFDAEKPEVRAVLGWGGFTLGDPLVDVASCCVSLYLSTPPSQPGNKLVLSGVPDAEDIFELYSKVIGQGSVPNWQFYMAFRFFHQAVYLQTNRTASLKGTAYTKKVKDMAELGWDFATKEGFRIFNTLPRAAGF from the exons ATGGCGCACCTGTCTCGGAAAGTGATACGCCTTCTCAGCGTGAGGCCAATCTTCCGTCCTCATTTCAGTGTGGCCTGGGCATCTTCCCATAAAGCAGTGATCTTTGATATGTTTGGAGTTCTAATACCATCACCACTTCCTAAAGCAACAG AGTGGGAGGACAAGAACGGTGTTCCACGAGGAACCATAGGCCAGGCCATAAGAACAGGGGGAGATGGAAACACATGGAGAAAGTACATGAGAGGGGAGCTGGGGCCAGAGGAGTTTGTGGAAGCCTTCAGCAGAGACTGCAGTCGAATT gTGGGCTTTGAAGTCCACATTGGCTCTTTCCATTCAGCTTTAAGCAGTGCCTCCATGAGTCGCCCTGTCGCTGTTATGATGGAAGCTGTGAAGTGTGCACGGACTGAGGGTCTCAAGACTGCTGTCCTTAGCAACAACTTCCTGCTGCCTGAGGGAAAGACCTACATGCCTCTGGACACCTTTCTTTTTGATGTG ATAGTAGAGTCCTGCAGGGTGGGTTTGTGTAAACCAGATCCAAGAATCTACCAGCTGTGTGCTGAGAGACTGGGGGTCTCACCACAGGAAGCAGTGTTTCTGGACGATCTGAGCTTCAATGTGGAGGCTGCGGTACAAGTGGGCATGCACGGAATAATT GTCAGAGACCCTGTGCTGGCCATGAAGGAGCTGGAGCAGGTGTTGAATGTGTCCTTATCTGGATTTATTCCTGGAACTAGGCCTGTGAGTCTTAGCCAACAGCTCCCTGTGGACCAGCTTACCCACTATCTCAACAGAACTATTCAGCTTCCTCTCACAG AACCGATTACCATTCGACAGTTCAGTCACGGTGATTCTGCACCCACATTCCTTCTGCACTGTGGAGAACAGCAGTTTGTGCTGAAGAAGAAACCCAACACTGAAGCCCTGAGGAAAGAGTTCAG GCTTCTCAAAGCACTTAAAGAAGGTGGTGTTCCTGTGCCAGAGGTTATTGCACTGTGTGAAGAGGCCAG CGTGATGGACACACCGTTTTATCTGAGATCTTACTGTCAGGGTCGGGTGTTTGATGACCCTTTTCTACACGGACTGGACACTGATGAGAGGAAAAGTGTGTATGAGGCCATGATACACACACTCTGCCAGATACACTGCACTGATCTAAGATCTACAGGCCTagaggacctcagagagccag GGGACTTCATGGAACTGGAAGTGAAGAGGTTGGTGAAGCAGTACAAGGCCCATGAGACTCAGCCAATTCCTGCCATGGACAGACTGTTAGAGTGGCTCCTGTCACATCTCCCTACAGACCGGAAAACTACACTTTTGCATGGAGACTACAG ACTGGAGAACCTGGTGTTTGATGCAGAGAAGCCAGAGGTGCGGGCGGTGCTTGGGTGGGGCGGTTTCACTTTAGGAGACCCGCTTGTGGATGTGGCATCTTgttgtgtctctctctatctgtcgaCTCCACCTTCACAACCAg GAAACAAGCTTGTTTTGTCTGGTGTTCCTGATGCAGAGGACATTTTTGAGCTCTACAGTAAAGTAATAGGACAAGGGAGCGTCCCAAACTGGCAGTTCTATATGGCCTTCCGCTTCTTCCACCAGGCTGTCTACTTACAAACAAATCGCACAGCATCACTTAAAG GCACTGCATATACAAAGAAAGTAAAGGACATGGCAGAACTGGGATGGGACTTTGCAACTAAGGAGGGCTTCCGTATCTTCAACACTCTGCCCAGAGCAGCAGGGTTTTGA
- the LOC136677966 gene encoding aldehyde dehydrogenase, mitochondrial-like: protein MLRSVLTRAVPQFSRLSVSRFSAAAIPAPNPQPEVHYNKLFINNEWQDAVSKKTFPTINPSTGAVIYEVAEGDKVDVDKAVKAAKDAFRLGSPWRRMDASQRGMLLHRLADAIERDAAYLAELETLDNVMPYAVAYAVAVPMVLKTLRYYAGWADKWEGKTIPIDGDFFCYTRHEPIGVCGQIIPWNFPLLMQAWKLSPALATGNTVVMKVAEQTPLSALYVANLIKEVGFPPGVVNIISGMGPTAGAAISSHMDIDKVAFTGSTEVGHLIQKASGASNLKKVTLELGGKSPNIILPDANMEDAVDQAHQASFFNQGQVCCAGSRTFVQESIYNEFVERSVERAKKRVVGDPFNLSTEQGAQVDDEQFKKILGYISSGKKEGAKLMCGGGAASDRGYFIQPTIFGDVQDGMTIACEEIFGPVMQVLKFKSIEEVIERANDTQYGLAAAVFTTDINKAQYISNSLRAGTVWINCYNVFGVQAPFGGYKASGIGREMGEYGLEGYTEVKTVTVKIPQKNS from the exons ATGCTCCGGAGCGTGTTAACCCGTGCTGTACCACAGTTTTCTCGGCTGTCTGTGAGCAGGTTCTCCGCCGCTGCGATCCCAGCTCCGAACCCTCAGCCGGAGGTCCACTACAACAAG CTCTTCATCAACAACGAATGGCAAGATGCAGTGAGCAAGAAAACCTTCCCTACCATCAATCCATCCACCGGAGCAGTCATCTATGAGGTCGCAGAGGGGGAtaag GTGGATGTGGACAAAGCAGTGAAGGCTGCAAAGGATGCTTTCCGACTGGGCTCTCCATGGAGACGAATGGACGCGTCTCAGCGAGGGATGCTCCTGCACCGATTGGCCGACGCCATCGAGAGAGACGCAGCGTATCTGGCC GAGCTGGAGACTCTGGACAATGTCATGCCGTATGCTGTGGCCTACGCTGTGGCTGTGCCCATGGTGCTCAAGACCCTGAG GTACTACGCTGGCTGGGCGGATAAATGGGAGGGAAAAACCATCCCCATCGACGGAGATTTTTTCTGCTACACTCGCCATGAGCCCATTGGAGTGTGTGGTCAAATCATTCCT TGGAACTTTCCTCTCCTGATGCAGGCGTGGAAGCTGAGTCCTGCTCTGGCCACAGGTAACACTGTGGTGATGAAAGTCGCTGAACAGACGCCTCTCTCTGCCCTCTACGTGGCCAATCTCATCAAAGAG GTGGGCTTCCCTCCTGGAGTCGTGAACATCATCAGTGGGATGGGACCGACAGCAGGGGCGGCTATTTCTTCTCACATGGACATTGACAAAGTGGCCTTTACTGGCTCCACTGAG GTAGGGCACTTGATCCAGAAAGCCTCAGGAGCAAGCAACCTGAAGAAAGTTACTCTGGAGCTCGGAGGGAAGAGCCCCAATATCATTCTGCCTGATGCCAACA TGGAGGACGCTGTGGATCAGGCCCACCAGGCCAGCTTCTTTAACCAGGGGCAGGTCTGCTGCGCTGGCTCTCGCACCTTCGTCCAGGAGAGCATCTACAATGAGTTTGTGGAGCGCAGTGTGGAGAGAGCCAAGAAGAGAGTGGTGGGAGATCCCTTCAACCTCAGCACTGAGCAGGGAGCACAG GTCGATGACGAGCAGTTCAAAAAGATTCTGGGCTACATCAGCAGTGGGAAAAAAGAAGGGGCCAAGCTAATGTGTGGAGGGGGTGCAGCATCAGACCGGGGTTACTTCATCCAACCCACCATCTTCGGAGACGTTCAGGATGGAATGACAATTGCCTGTGAAGAG ATCTTTGGGCCAGTGATGCAGGTTCTGAAGTTTAAGTCGATCGAGGAAGTGATCGAGAGAGCTAACGACACTCAGTACGGCCTGGCTGCTGCAGTCTTCACCACCGACATCAACAAGGCGCAGTACATCTCCAACAGCCTCCGAGCTGGAACTGTGTG GATTAACTGCTACAATGTGTTTGGAGTCCAGGCTCCATTCGGAGGCTATAAGGCATCAGGAATTGGACGAGAGATGGGAGAGTACGGCCTGGAGGGCTACACCGAAGTCAAAACG